A DNA window from Christensenellaceae bacterium contains the following coding sequences:
- a CDS encoding AAA family ATPase, producing MGNKIIAIVGMCGSGKSEVAKVFNKHGFLNVYFGEATFDEMKRQKLELTPENEKKIRESLRAGGDKAIYAKLSLDKIEKAYKSGDVTLESMYSWAEYEFIKQKFGADFEAVAVVTDKRIRYNRLTARPVRPLTLEQAAARDQSEIENLDKAEPIAVADYFVLNNGTQEQLIERVEEIIAKIKSKK from the coding sequence ATGGGAAACAAAATTATTGCAATTGTGGGAATGTGCGGCAGTGGCAAAAGCGAGGTTGCCAAAGTGTTTAACAAACATGGGTTTTTAAATGTCTATTTTGGTGAGGCTACCTTTGACGAGATGAAAAGACAAAAACTTGAGCTAACGCCGGAAAACGAAAAGAAAATCCGCGAAAGCCTTCGGGCTGGCGGCGATAAGGCAATTTATGCAAAGTTGAGCCTTGATAAAATTGAAAAGGCATATAAGAGCGGTGATGTTACTCTTGAGAGTATGTATTCATGGGCCGAATATGAGTTTATAAAACAAAAATTCGGCGCTGATTTTGAAGCAGTGGCGGTGGTGACAGACAAGAGAATTAGATATAACAGGCTCACCGCACGTCCGGTCCGCCCTCTTACCTTGGAGCAGGCTGCAGCGCGGGATCAGAGTGAAATAGAAAACCTTGACAAGGCTGAGCCCATAGCTGTTGCTGATTATTTTGTTTTGAACAACGGAACGCAGGAGCAGTTGATAGAGCGTGTTGAAGAAATAATTGCAAAGATTAAATCAAAGAAATAA